A window of the Lactuca sativa cultivar Salinas chromosome 5, Lsat_Salinas_v11, whole genome shotgun sequence genome harbors these coding sequences:
- the LOC111910089 gene encoding uncharacterized protein LOC111910089 produces MTTEFSKSVDTGIRLSKRIYYGKEYEPRMSAPKPAIRTKSPSPSPCSSPLPTKHHPTAPMVYAMITEPDIVDNPDIRSYQPHVYGRCNPPALIPLHMYEISMNMECYLDIAFVTVSGTWHVHCVTASACCDCCIAIPMGEQGSILDIKVESTKRSYFTKLIAHGGEKDSDRITKAKDGFLMKRNTYTLRIPQVDGGSIIHVKVRWSQKLVYQDNEFFLSIPFTFPSYVLPLKNKIPQMEKLLVNVNSGTGTEITCTSTSHPLKEVQRKPAGEASFSYEAEVPKWSTQDFYFAYYVCSNEIFGGLLLHRPSLHDYDRRDMFCFYLFPGANIIRKHFRREVVFLLDKSGSMRGDPFEKSKHAIITSLLKLNQQDLFNIIAFNEGIQSFSSSLELATKETIRNATEWMWKTLVAEGDTNLMCPLKQALEMVGKNGELIPLIFLITDGTIEDEREICNMMKFSHVDGCLSSPRIFTFGIGSYCNHHFLPMLAHIGRGYYDHAYDVDLIGDRLQRLFNNALSPLLTNVTLDSLETLKSYELYPSRIPDLLPRSPLIISGRYQGKFPELVKVRGLMTDLSSYVMDIKVRKTSNINLDRMCGMREVDILTSQAWLDQNIDMEKKVAKMSLQRGVPSEYTRVILVHKDKVKPATLQSLLLDKKCSRLGNEKVIYLRNPCVGFGNLKATAANLPPGMEDIKLNEATKMVVEAATSRWGMFINSWCWRCVKKMWSQLKSEHCTLAIAQICTALTCLECLDCCCDMCDLCSAL; encoded by the exons ATGACCACGGAGTTCTCAAAATCAGTGGACACCGGAATTAGGCTATCTAAACGTATATACTATGGAAAAGAATACGAGCCTCGCATGTCTGCTCCGAAGCCGGCGATAAGGACCAAGTCACCTTCACCGTCACCATGTTCATCCCCTTTGCCGACGAAGCATCATCCAACGGCGCCGATGGTTTATGCGATGATTACTGAACCTGATATAGTCGATAATCCTGATATCCGGAGCTACCAGCCTCACGTGTACGGACGTTGCAATCCGCCGGCGTTGATTCCTCTTCATATGTATGAGATTTCGATGAATATGGAGTGTTATTTGGACATTGCGTTTGTTACTGTTTCCGGCACTTGGCACGTCCATTGTGTCACTGCAAGTGCATGCTGTGATTGCTGTATCGCGATTCCCATGGGTGAGCAG GGTTCAATTCTAGACATCAAAGTTGAGAGCACTAAAAGATCATATTTCACAAAATTGATTGCTCATGGAGGTGAGAAAGATTCAGATCGAATAACCAAGGCAAAAGATGGGTTCTTGATGAAACGCAACACATACACACTAAGAATTCCTCAG GTTGATGGAGGATCCATTATCCATGTCAAAGTTAGATGGTCTCAGAAACTGGTGTATCAAGATAATGAATTCTTCCTCAGTATACCTTTCACTTTCCCCTCATATGTTTTACCTTTGAAGAACAAAATTCCTCAAATGGAGAAACTTCTGGTAAATGTGAACTCTGGTACTGGGACTGAGATTACATGCACTTCTACTAGTCACCCTTTAAAG GAGGTACAACGAAAGCCGGCTGGGGAAGCAAGCTTCTCATACGAGGCAGAAGTTCCTAAATGGTCCACTCAAGACTTCTATTTTGCTTATTAT GTATGCTCGAATGAGATTTTTGGTGGTCTGCTGTTGCATCGTCCATCTCTACATGATTATGATCGAAGAGATATGTTTTGCTTTTATCTTTTTCCCGGGGCTAACATAATTAGAAAG CATTTTCGGAGGGAAGTGGTGTTTCTTTTGGATAAAAGTGGTAGCATGAGAGGTGATCCGTTTGAGAAATCTAAACATGCAATTATAACATCCCTCTTAAAGCTTAATCAACAAGATTTGTTTAACATCATAGCCTTCAATGAAGGCATTCAATCATTCTCATCTTCACTGGAGTTGGCAACAAAAGAAACAATCAGAAATGCAACTGAATGGATGTGGAAAACATTGGTTGCAGAAGGAGATACAAACTTGATGTGCCCACTGAAACAG GCACTTGAGATGGTTGGTAAAAATGGTGAACTTATTCCTCTCATTTTTCTCATTACTGATGGTACTATTGAAGATGAAAGAGAGATTTGTAATATGATGAAATTCAGCCATGTAGATGGATGCTTGAGTTCTCCCCGGATTTTCACATTTGGAATAG GTTCATACTGTAATCATCATTTCTTGCCAATGCTTGCTCACATTGGAAGGGGATATTATGATCATGCATATGATGTAG ATTTAATCGGTGATCGTTTGCAAAGGCTGTTTAATAATGCATTGTCACCTTTGCTTACAAATGTAACCCTTGATTCTTTAGAAACTCTCAAATCATATGAG TTGTACCCATCTCGAATTCCAGATTTGTTACCAAGAAGCCCGTTGATTATATCAGGTCGATACCAAGGCAAATTTCCAGAACTTGTGAAAGTTAGAGGTTTGATGACAGATCTAAGTAGTTATGTGATGGATATTAAAGTGAGAAAGACTTCAAACATTAACTTGGATAGA ATGTGTGGTATGAGGGAGGTGGATATACTGACATCACAGgcatggttagaccaaaacataGATATGGAGAAGAAGGTTGCAAAAATGAGCTTACAAAGAGGAGTTCCTTCTGAATATACTCGCGTAATTCTAGTTCACAAAGATAAAGTAAAGCCGGCCACCCTTCAATCTCTTCTATTAGACAAG AAATGTTCAAGATTGGGAAATGAGAAGGTGATATACCTGAGGAATCCATGTGTTGGATTTGGTAACTTAAAGGCTACTGCTGCAAATCTACCTCCAGGAATGGAAGACATAAAGTTAAACGAAGCTACAAAAATGGTGGTGGAGGCTGCAACATCACGTTGGGGGATGTTCATCAATTCATGGTGTTGGAGGTGTGTCAAAAAGATGTGGTCTCAACTCAAAAGCGAGCATTGCACACTTGCTATCGCACAGATCTGCACTGCTCTTACTTGTCTTGAATGTCTTGattgttgttgtgatatgtgtgATTTGTGCAGCGCCCTATGA